A region from the Melioribacter roseus P3M-2 genome encodes:
- a CDS encoding DEAD/DEAH box helicase family protein has protein sequence MPDKEAKSRIKINKLLEEAGWRFFDTEEGKANILLENNVKITERRLNEFGENFERTTNGFVDFLLLDDRGFPLVVLEAKAEDKNPLFGKEQARRYAEAQHCRFVILSNGNIHYFWDLERGNPHIISKLPSLQTIKGYETFKPDRNRLINEIIKDDYIVLTQKPDYKNDPSYIDEQTRKRFIEENKLRFLRKYQLLAITAIQNAVRQGKDRFLFEMATGTGKTLVSAAIIKLFLRTGNARRVLFLVDRLELEDQAYKAFREYLKNDYTTVIYKENRGDWQKAEIVVSTIQTFLSKNRYKRAFSPDDFDLVISDEAHRSIGGNSRAVFEYFIGYKLGLTATPKNYLKNIDISKLGENDPRQLERRLLLDTYKTFGCENGEPTFRYSLIDGVRDGFLVNPIVVDARTEISTQLLSDKGYAVITQTEDGEKVEEFFIHKDFEKKFFSENTNRAFCEAFIKNALRDPISNEIGKTIVYCVSQNHAAKITQILNEFADQMFPGKYQSDFAVQVTSNVPAAQQYAINFSYNNLSGSGNFLPIYKTSKTRVCVTVGMMTTGYDCRDILNLCLMRPIFSATEFIQIKGRGTRKYDFANDITDLLKRNNVGEKQKENYKIFDFFANCEYFEEKFNYDEVLELPRISTRSTGGDDSRLPVDFFETTQPDSILSIEETVIGYEGMKIDRMYFQKFEKKVFEHPALKEYAENDRWNELMTYLEQNILNKPEEYFTLEKLRKSINIDRRITLREIIEKVFGMIPYFKTRDELLDEEFDKFDSRYLPKEEYFEYAKTVFKAYILDAEFRQIIDNGNFALLNVSPYGEAFKRLSPELRKAIPEYIKDFVSLNKFVA, from the coding sequence ATGCCAGATAAGGAAGCTAAATCAAGGATAAAAATAAATAAACTTCTGGAAGAAGCGGGCTGGCGGTTTTTTGACACTGAAGAGGGGAAAGCAAATATATTGTTGGAAAATAATGTGAAAATAACAGAGCGGAGGCTTAACGAGTTTGGTGAAAATTTTGAGCGCACAACAAACGGATTTGTTGATTTCCTTCTTCTTGACGATAGAGGGTTTCCACTTGTTGTGCTGGAAGCAAAAGCTGAAGATAAAAATCCGCTTTTTGGCAAAGAACAAGCGCGTAGATATGCAGAGGCTCAGCATTGTAGGTTTGTTATCCTTTCAAATGGAAATATTCATTATTTCTGGGATTTAGAAAGAGGCAATCCTCATATCATAAGTAAACTTCCATCGCTCCAAACAATAAAAGGGTATGAGACTTTTAAGCCCGATAGAAACCGATTGATTAATGAAATTATTAAGGACGATTACATTGTTCTTACACAAAAGCCCGATTATAAAAATGATCCTTCATATATTGACGAGCAAACTCGCAAGCGTTTTATTGAAGAAAATAAATTACGGTTTTTAAGAAAGTATCAATTACTTGCAATCACAGCAATTCAGAATGCAGTTCGCCAGGGGAAAGATAGATTCCTTTTTGAAATGGCTACAGGGACAGGTAAAACTCTTGTTTCTGCAGCAATTATAAAATTGTTTTTACGAACGGGAAATGCTCGTCGTGTATTATTTTTAGTAGACAGGCTTGAACTTGAAGATCAGGCATATAAAGCCTTCAGGGAATATTTAAAAAATGATTACACTACGGTTATCTATAAAGAGAATAGAGGTGATTGGCAAAAAGCTGAAATTGTAGTCTCTACTATTCAAACATTCCTATCAAAGAACCGATATAAAAGAGCATTTTCACCAGACGATTTTGACCTTGTGATATCTGATGAAGCTCACAGAAGCATAGGCGGAAATAGCCGTGCTGTGTTTGAATATTTTATTGGATATAAATTGGGATTAACAGCCACGCCAAAAAACTATCTAAAAAATATCGACATATCAAAACTTGGTGAAAATGACCCGCGTCAGCTTGAAAGAAGACTTCTTCTTGACACATACAAGACTTTTGGTTGTGAAAATGGCGAACCGACTTTCAGATATTCGCTTATTGATGGCGTTAGAGACGGCTTTCTGGTAAATCCGATTGTAGTCGATGCTCGAACGGAAATCTCTACTCAATTACTTTCTGATAAAGGCTATGCGGTCATTACACAAACCGAAGATGGAGAAAAAGTCGAAGAATTTTTTATTCATAAAGACTTTGAGAAAAAATTCTTTTCAGAAAATACAAATAGGGCATTTTGCGAAGCATTTATTAAAAATGCCCTTAGAGATCCTATAAGTAATGAAATAGGCAAAACAATTGTTTACTGTGTATCGCAAAACCACGCTGCTAAAATTACTCAAATACTAAACGAATTTGCAGACCAAATGTTTCCGGGGAAGTATCAATCTGATTTTGCTGTACAGGTTACTTCCAATGTTCCCGCTGCACAGCAATACGCCATTAACTTTTCCTATAATAATCTTTCTGGTTCTGGCAATTTTTTACCTATTTATAAAACCAGCAAAACAAGAGTGTGCGTAACAGTTGGTATGATGACAACAGGATATGACTGCCGGGATATTCTTAACCTCTGTTTAATGAGACCCATATTTTCAGCTACGGAGTTTATTCAAATCAAAGGAAGAGGCACAAGAAAATATGATTTTGCTAATGATATTACTGATTTGCTAAAAAGAAATAATGTGGGTGAAAAACAAAAAGAGAACTATAAGATTTTTGACTTCTTTGCTAATTGTGAGTATTTCGAAGAAAAATTTAATTATGATGAAGTCTTAGAATTGCCACGAATTTCAACCCGAAGTACAGGGGGTGACGATTCTAGGCTTCCAGTCGATTTCTTTGAAACCACACAACCCGATTCTATATTATCCATTGAAGAAACGGTTATTGGATACGAGGGCATGAAGATAGACCGTATGTATTTCCAGAAGTTTGAGAAAAAAGTTTTTGAACATCCGGCTCTTAAAGAATATGCAGAAAACGATAGATGGAATGAATTGATGACATACCTTGAGCAAAACATTCTTAACAAGCCTGAAGAGTATTTCACGCTTGAAAAATTGCGGAAATCGATTAACATCGATCGCCGTATTACATTGAGGGAAATTATTGAAAAAGTGTTCGGTATGATTCCATACTTTAAAACACGCGATGAACTTTTAGACGAGGAGTTTGATAAATTCGACAGCCGCTATTTGCCCAAGGAAGAGTATTTTGAATATGCAAAAACAGTGTTTAAGGCTTATATCCTTGATGCTGAATTTAGACAGATAATAGACAACGGCAATTTTGCATTGCTCAATGTGTCGCCGTATGGTGAAGCATTCAAGCGTTTATCCCCAGAGCTTCGTAAAGCTATTCCAGAATATATAAAGGATTTTGTTTCGCTAAATAAATTTGTTGCATAA
- a CDS encoding M50 family metallopeptidase, with translation MKNFNKITELILITASLLTIVILWDTKIIYPVKLMFILFHEASHALATFLTGGKIVGIELNNNLSGGCVAEGGSNLLIALSGYPGSFLIAALLFFSAYNKN, from the coding sequence ATGAAAAATTTCAACAAGATAACGGAATTGATACTTATAACCGCCTCTCTTTTAACCATAGTCATATTATGGGATACTAAAATTATCTATCCAGTAAAACTTATGTTCATATTGTTTCATGAAGCTAGTCATGCGCTGGCGACCTTTCTCACAGGCGGGAAGATTGTCGGCATTGAATTGAACAATAATCTATCGGGAGGTTGCGTTGCAGAAGGCGGAAGCAATCTATTGATTGCGCTGAGCGGCTACCCCGGCAGCTTTTTGATTGCCGCCTTATTGTTTTTTTCGGCTTACAATAAAAATTAA
- a CDS encoding M50 family metallopeptidase: protein MVFIAANFIEDTVMSIIILIIAAAFFVIARFTPEALNRLFFRIIGLTGLIFVALDLFADSTGENLIRSDVALLSRQSGIPEFAWIALWLLIFLVLFWYMGKKNYFQQKLIYLSRTAPRNNRPTTKNIPILKMAYF, encoded by the coding sequence TTGGTTTTTATTGCGGCTAATTTCATTGAAGATACGGTAATGTCGATAATTATATTAATAATTGCTGCGGCTTTTTTTGTTATAGCGCGTTTTACTCCGGAAGCGTTAAATCGATTGTTTTTCAGAATTATCGGACTTACCGGATTGATTTTCGTGGCGCTCGATCTTTTTGCTGATTCAACAGGGGAAAATTTAATCCGTTCCGACGTAGCTCTGTTGTCGCGTCAAAGCGGCATTCCCGAATTCGCCTGGATAGCTTTATGGCTTTTGATTTTTCTGGTTTTGTTTTGGTATATGGGCAAAAAAAATTATTTTCAACAAAAACTGATTTATTTATCGCGAACCGCCCCGAGAAATAACAGACCAACCACAAAAAATATACCTATACTTAAAATGGCATATTTCTGA
- a CDS encoding MFS transporter, whose translation MNLLTIKNLRNNEKFRIFVWTLFDFANTSYSIVVVTFLYAVYFKHTVANGEPIGDFYWSIGTSISMLITALISPVLGAIADYSAGKKRFLLFFTALCILSTFMLYFVGSGDLVSGLLLFILANIGFEAGLVFYDAFLPEITKESSYGRVSGYGFAMGYLGSFTTLLVVYPFIEREMIKETFPLSALVFLIFAMPLFLFLKDSRKSRTADESYFAIGFGRVTATLKNLKNYRNLVLFLVSYFFFIEGVNTVIYFSGNYASTTLSFSMKELIVFFMIVQTTAIIGSVIFGIISDSIGQKKSLVISLSIWIATILLAYFTSSVDSPLIELTASIFNLSPESDGHLLLSRYFYLVGLLAGMVMGATQSISRSLMSKLTPYDKKTEFFGFYSFFGKSSAILGPLVFGITSYLTGNQKYAILSIGIFFVVGLLFLGAVRDK comes from the coding sequence ATGAATCTATTGACGATCAAGAATCTTAGAAATAATGAAAAATTCAGAATTTTTGTCTGGACTCTGTTCGACTTCGCAAACACGTCATATTCGATAGTTGTAGTTACATTCCTTTACGCTGTCTATTTCAAACACACGGTTGCCAACGGCGAGCCGATAGGAGACTTCTATTGGAGTATCGGCACAAGTATTTCCATGTTGATAACCGCTCTAATCTCGCCTGTGCTGGGCGCCATAGCCGATTATTCAGCGGGCAAAAAAAGATTCCTGTTGTTTTTTACCGCTTTATGTATTTTGTCCACTTTCATGCTCTATTTCGTCGGCAGCGGGGATTTGGTTTCCGGACTTCTCCTTTTTATTCTTGCAAATATCGGGTTCGAAGCGGGATTGGTTTTTTATGACGCCTTTTTGCCGGAAATTACTAAAGAAAGCAGCTATGGCAGAGTAAGCGGATACGGATTTGCAATGGGATATTTGGGTTCGTTTACTACTCTGTTGGTAGTTTATCCTTTTATAGAACGCGAAATGATAAAAGAAACTTTTCCGTTGTCGGCTCTAGTCTTTTTGATTTTTGCCATGCCTTTGTTTCTCTTTCTGAAAGATTCGAGAAAGAGCAGGACTGCCGACGAGTCGTATTTTGCAATCGGTTTCGGCAGAGTTACGGCTACATTGAAGAATCTGAAGAATTATCGAAACCTTGTTCTTTTTCTGGTTTCATACTTCTTTTTTATCGAAGGAGTCAATACGGTTATCTATTTTTCGGGAAATTATGCCAGTACTACGTTGTCGTTTTCGATGAAAGAATTGATCGTCTTTTTTATGATTGTTCAAACTACGGCAATTATCGGCTCGGTAATTTTCGGAATAATATCCGATTCGATCGGGCAAAAAAAGTCTCTTGTAATATCGCTTTCTATCTGGATTGCAACGATTCTTCTGGCGTATTTCACGAGTTCGGTAGATTCGCCGTTAATCGAATTAACGGCGTCGATCTTTAATTTGAGTCCGGAATCAGACGGGCATTTGTTATTGAGCCGTTATTTTTATTTGGTTGGACTTTTGGCAGGTATGGTTATGGGCGCAACACAATCGATAAGTCGTAGTTTGATGTCGAAACTTACTCCTTACGACAAGAAGACTGAATTTTTCGGATTCTACTCGTTTTTCGGAAAAAGTTCGGCTATACTTGGTCCTCTGGTATTCGGGATTACAAGTTATCTGACCGGGAATCAGAAATATGCCATTTTAAGTATAGGTATATTTTTTGTGGTTGGTCTGTTATTTCTCGGGGCGGTTCGCGATAAATAA
- the nusB gene encoding transcription antitermination factor NusB: MNKKSVRRILRERALQVLYAYELNGEGLEALINGLLSDLSVQTDIDFARELIEKTIINRKELDEKIKEKVANWEMDRIALIDRILLRIGICELLYFPDIPPKVTINEIIEIAKDFSTSNSNKFINGILDAILSDLKESGKLNKSGRGLIDQSLTKSSKKNESIDDQES; this comes from the coding sequence ATGAATAAGAAATCAGTAAGAAGAATTCTACGCGAAAGAGCGCTTCAGGTTCTTTATGCTTATGAACTTAACGGCGAAGGTCTCGAAGCGCTTATAAACGGGCTCCTGTCGGATTTATCCGTCCAAACCGATATCGATTTTGCCAGAGAATTAATCGAAAAAACGATCATTAACAGAAAAGAACTCGACGAAAAAATTAAAGAAAAAGTGGCTAATTGGGAAATGGACAGAATTGCATTGATCGACAGAATTCTTTTGCGTATCGGTATTTGTGAGTTGCTCTATTTCCCGGACATCCCGCCGAAAGTTACAATTAATGAAATTATCGAAATCGCCAAGGACTTTTCCACTTCCAACAGCAATAAATTTATTAACGGAATCCTCGACGCCATTCTATCCGACTTGAAAGAGTCCGGCAAGTTGAACAAAAGCGGCAGAGGCTTGATTGACCAGTCGCTTACAAAATCGTCTAAAAAAAATGAATCTATTGACGATCAAGAATCTTAG
- a CDS encoding YdcF family protein: protein MKPAKKQISLPFLIAAVIALFVFISTLKYLNNGLNPVGYNPYFFGNLLNIIVTFLTIAGLIAAKRKSKNLSGILLYLLLILSVTPLILIFIDKYTGLLNLLDSYTSEEYFFTFQIKKIHVGLLFLISYFFQLYMMIYLWSRALSKERTVYLVSFFRTLLLLTLFFVISLFYVWFYPASPEEIKGKTYDYALVPGAAVWNKKSPSPIFEARLRKTLDLYRSGIVKKIILTGGKAPGELSEADAGYHFLLNLGVDTRSIIKEDKSGATREQIKYLYYIKNANSNSENLAIISDKFHLPRINQTCGFFGIKADLIPSGYKMIFSRAFYYRLREGIALILFWLFAI from the coding sequence TTGAAACCGGCTAAAAAACAAATTTCTTTGCCTTTCTTAATTGCCGCAGTCATTGCGCTTTTTGTATTTATTTCGACGCTAAAATATCTGAATAACGGATTAAATCCTGTCGGCTACAACCCGTACTTTTTCGGGAACCTGCTCAATATAATCGTAACGTTTTTGACAATTGCGGGTTTAATTGCCGCCAAAAGGAAATCGAAAAATCTTTCAGGAATACTTTTGTATTTGCTGCTTATTCTATCGGTAACGCCATTGATTTTAATATTCATAGACAAATATACAGGTTTGCTGAATCTGCTCGATTCGTATACTTCCGAAGAATATTTTTTCACTTTCCAGATCAAAAAAATTCATGTCGGTCTGTTGTTTCTTATTTCGTATTTCTTTCAACTTTATATGATGATTTATCTCTGGAGTAGGGCTCTTTCAAAAGAGAGAACCGTTTATTTGGTCTCATTCTTCAGAACTTTACTTCTCCTGACTCTCTTTTTTGTAATCAGTCTGTTTTATGTTTGGTTCTATCCTGCTTCGCCGGAAGAAATCAAAGGGAAGACATACGACTATGCGTTGGTTCCGGGCGCCGCGGTATGGAACAAAAAATCGCCCAGTCCCATTTTCGAAGCGCGTTTGAGAAAAACTCTCGATTTATACAGAAGCGGTATCGTTAAAAAAATTATTTTAACCGGAGGAAAAGCGCCCGGCGAATTGAGCGAAGCCGATGCGGGTTATCATTTTTTATTGAATCTCGGAGTCGATACACGGTCGATTATTAAAGAAGATAAATCGGGCGCTACCCGGGAGCAGATTAAATATTTATATTACATTAAGAATGCAAACAGTAATTCCGAAAATCTCGCAATTATTTCCGATAAATTTCATCTGCCAAGAATTAATCAAACGTGCGGCTTCTTCGGCATTAAAGCCGACCTGATACCTTCCGGTTATAAAATGATTTTTTCCCGAGCGTTTTATTACCGGCTCAGGGAGGGCATTGCGCTTATTCTCTTTTGGCTATTTGCGATTTGA
- a CDS encoding ABC transporter ATP-binding protein produces the protein MIIKINNLYFSYQSGKEYNQFKLSVDDWGINKGAFLSLLGPNGSGKSTLLKLILRFIKPDRGSIFINGVDIKNYKRKDLAKTVAYVPQKITSAFPYSVYETVMMGRTPYMNFMGFEDEDDRRIVKHALETFEIDHIKHKGINELSGGELQRVMIARAVAQDASIILLDEPNAHLDIEHQVSIYGILNELRRQKRITILTVTHDLNLAGIYSDDIAFMVNGRIVISGKKSEALNEKNIREIFKVNAEVIKYTDDILNVLVKPDKLN, from the coding sequence TTGATAATTAAAATTAACAACCTTTATTTTAGCTACCAAAGCGGTAAGGAGTACAATCAATTTAAACTTTCGGTAGACGACTGGGGAATTAATAAAGGCGCCTTTTTGAGTTTGCTCGGACCGAATGGAAGCGGAAAATCGACCCTCCTGAAATTAATACTTCGTTTTATTAAACCCGACCGGGGAAGTATCTTTATAAACGGCGTCGACATTAAAAATTATAAAAGAAAAGACCTGGCCAAAACAGTCGCTTATGTTCCTCAAAAAATCACCTCCGCCTTTCCGTATTCCGTATATGAAACCGTCATGATGGGAAGAACGCCCTATATGAATTTTATGGGTTTTGAAGACGAAGACGACCGGCGGATCGTTAAACACGCGCTCGAAACATTTGAAATCGATCATATTAAACATAAAGGGATCAATGAATTGTCCGGCGGCGAATTGCAGCGGGTAATGATTGCGAGAGCCGTTGCGCAAGACGCCTCGATTATACTACTCGACGAACCGAATGCGCACCTCGATATTGAACATCAGGTTAGCATTTACGGAATATTAAACGAACTCAGGAGACAAAAGCGCATTACTATTCTTACGGTTACCCACGATCTCAATCTGGCGGGCATTTATTCGGACGATATTGCATTTATGGTCAACGGAAGAATCGTAATATCCGGCAAAAAAAGCGAAGCGCTTAACGAAAAAAATATCAGAGAAATATTTAAAGTTAATGCGGAAGTAATTAAATATACGGACGATATTTTAAATGTTTTGGTCAAACCCGATAAATTGAATTGA
- a CDS encoding energy transducer TonB produces the protein MALKKNPKADLKRQYQRVFEISIIISLAVIILAFKFFPQMKKEVVKLEAAQELVNVEDVVNTKQETAPPPPPKPPIPIEAPSEDVLEDIEIGETELDINEQVTAAPPPPPKEEAKEEEEAVFFVAVEEQPEPIGGIEAIQKKIVYPEIAKRAGVQGRVYIKAFVDENGNVVKAEVIKGIGAGCDEAAVKAVMETKFKPGRQRGKPVKVQVSIPVVFKLQ, from the coding sequence GTGGCTTTAAAGAAAAATCCAAAAGCAGATCTTAAAAGACAGTATCAGAGGGTTTTCGAAATTAGTATTATTATCTCTCTGGCTGTTATAATTCTTGCCTTCAAGTTTTTCCCGCAGATGAAAAAAGAGGTCGTAAAACTTGAAGCGGCGCAAGAATTGGTAAACGTTGAGGATGTGGTTAATACAAAACAGGAAACGGCTCCTCCTCCGCCGCCAAAGCCGCCAATTCCGATCGAAGCTCCGTCCGAAGATGTACTGGAGGATATTGAAATTGGCGAAACCGAGCTTGATATTAACGAGCAGGTAACAGCGGCTCCTCCGCCGCCGCCGAAAGAAGAAGCCAAAGAAGAAGAAGAGGCTGTATTCTTCGTCGCAGTTGAAGAACAACCCGAACCGATAGGCGGTATTGAAGCTATTCAGAAAAAAATTGTTTATCCTGAAATAGCTAAACGCGCCGGCGTGCAGGGCAGAGTTTATATTAAAGCTTTTGTCGACGAAAACGGCAACGTGGTTAAAGCGGAAGTGATAAAAGGCATTGGAGCAGGATGCGACGAGGCCGCAGTCAAAGCCGTAATGGAAACCAAATTCAAACCCGGCAGACAAAGAGGCAAACCGGTAAAAGTTCAGGTATCCATTCCGGTTGTATTCAAGCTTCAATAA
- a CDS encoding VanZ family protein, with the protein MRTNPRRYVYIPLVIYWLLLFSLTTIPADKLPQIFVWQDKIQHFIAYLILSMMLELTLHFQRKIPKFSRMPLKITLWFIIIYASLDEIHQAFIPGRYCDIFDLIFDIAGGALGALIVYKFLKNVKRIETI; encoded by the coding sequence TTGAGGACTAATCCGCGTCGATACGTTTATATTCCGCTTGTAATATATTGGCTCTTATTATTTTCGCTTACAACCATTCCCGCCGATAAATTGCCTCAGATATTCGTTTGGCAAGATAAGATTCAGCATTTCATCGCGTATCTTATTCTGTCGATGATGTTGGAGCTTACACTGCATTTCCAGCGTAAAATTCCTAAATTTTCACGAATGCCGCTCAAAATAACTCTCTGGTTTATTATTATCTATGCCTCGCTGGACGAAATTCATCAGGCATTCATTCCGGGCAGGTATTGCGATATATTCGATTTGATTTTTGATATTGCGGGCGGCGCGTTAGGGGCGCTGATTGTGTATAAATTTTTAAAAAATGTAAAAAGAATTGAAACAATATAA
- a CDS encoding bifunctional ADP-dependent NAD(P)H-hydrate dehydratase/NAD(P)H-hydrate epimerase, with amino-acid sequence MIPLFTSRQVRSADEFAIAKLGLPGLVLMENAARSIFEQIKLNLPLSENTTFGVVSGKGNNGGDGFALARHLLINGYKVIVIALADDKELKGDALVNFRALRNLIKYYPDSKLIKYKRLNDLSILKNADVIVDSILGTGSKGELREPYKSIVEKLNSIDAFKVAVDLPTGLDVDTGYGDVVFEADLTVTLSEYKTGLFYGKGYTHCGKVVKGSIGIGSEYYNRLETDTYLIEPEDAFVNIPLKEPDLHKYSAGKVLLIAGSRNLPGAAILAAETALRAGAGAVILAVPDSISETVRTKIGSAVVISYNDNGKGFLTEEATSQLEEKICWADTIAIGPGLGRDKDTINAVINILKKNNGKKFVIDADAIFALANSKQYLKNSILTPHLGEFANLIGIAVEDLKVNPIPHAKKFAAKNKCHLVLKGAPTLIFNPAGEVFVNTTGNQGMAKFGTGDVLTGVISSFLAQSGNNEASAISGVYLHSLAADLLAEEKTIYGFTANDLMEKIPYAIKFIIDTFLPDIED; translated from the coding sequence ATGATTCCTTTATTTACATCGCGACAAGTCCGTAGTGCCGATGAATTTGCAATTGCGAAGCTCGGTTTGCCGGGCTTGGTCTTAATGGAAAATGCGGCCAGGAGCATCTTTGAGCAGATTAAATTAAATTTACCCCTCTCTGAAAATACTACATTCGGCGTAGTCTCCGGGAAAGGAAATAACGGGGGCGACGGATTTGCCCTTGCGCGCCATCTTTTGATTAACGGATACAAAGTAATTGTTATTGCTCTTGCCGACGACAAAGAATTAAAAGGCGACGCTCTTGTAAATTTTAGGGCGCTGAGAAATCTCATTAAATATTATCCCGATTCAAAATTAATTAAGTACAAAAGGCTAAACGACCTTTCAATATTAAAAAATGCGGATGTAATCGTCGATTCAATACTGGGCACGGGTAGCAAAGGCGAATTAAGAGAGCCCTATAAATCTATCGTTGAAAAATTAAACTCAATTGACGCATTTAAAGTCGCAGTGGACTTACCGACGGGACTGGATGTTGATACGGGGTACGGAGACGTTGTATTCGAAGCCGATTTGACCGTTACGCTTTCCGAATACAAAACGGGACTTTTTTACGGTAAAGGTTATACTCACTGCGGTAAAGTTGTAAAAGGTTCCATTGGAATCGGTTCGGAATATTATAATCGGTTGGAAACAGATACTTATTTAATCGAACCGGAAGACGCTTTCGTGAATATTCCGCTCAAAGAGCCCGATCTCCACAAATATTCGGCGGGGAAGGTATTGCTAATAGCCGGTTCAAGAAATTTGCCCGGAGCCGCTATCTTGGCTGCGGAAACCGCATTAAGAGCGGGCGCTGGCGCGGTTATTCTGGCTGTGCCCGATTCAATTTCGGAGACGGTACGGACAAAAATCGGTTCCGCAGTAGTAATTTCATATAATGATAATGGCAAGGGGTTCTTAACGGAAGAGGCGACCTCTCAACTCGAAGAAAAAATTTGTTGGGCGGATACAATTGCAATCGGACCCGGACTCGGACGAGACAAGGATACAATTAACGCAGTAATAAATATTCTTAAAAAGAATAACGGGAAAAAATTCGTTATCGATGCAGATGCAATTTTTGCCCTGGCAAATTCGAAGCAATATCTAAAGAATTCGATATTAACGCCGCATTTAGGTGAATTTGCCAATCTCATCGGTATTGCGGTCGAGGATCTGAAAGTAAATCCAATTCCGCATGCAAAAAAATTTGCCGCTAAAAACAAATGTCATCTGGTATTGAAAGGCGCGCCTACATTAATTTTCAATCCTGCCGGCGAGGTGTTCGTTAATACAACCGGAAATCAGGGGATGGCAAAATTCGGTACAGGCGACGTACTGACGGGAGTAATCTCTTCGTTTCTGGCTCAATCGGGTAATAACGAAGCTTCTGCAATTTCGGGCGTTTATCTACACAGCCTTGCCGCTGATTTGTTAGCCGAAGAAAAAACAATTTACGGTTTTACCGCGAATGATTTAATGGAAAAAATTCCTTATGCAATCAAATTCATTATTGATACTTTTTTACCGGATATTGAGGACTAA